One Marmota flaviventris isolate mMarFla1 chromosome 17, mMarFla1.hap1, whole genome shotgun sequence genomic window, CCTAAGGGAGGTTAAGAAAAGAGACCAGGACCCATCAAAGGAAACACTGAAGAAGTTAAAAGACAAGTGGTGATACTCTGAGCTACAAAGTGATTCCAAAGAGACACTTGGACAAACAAATTGGAGAATTACCTTATCCTTAAAtgttgcctcaaaataaaagcataatgAATAATTACCGAAGTGAATATAGATTTCACCTAAATCATGTCTACATTTacaattaaatgcaaataaatgtaacatatataaaattaataatataaattatatatctcACTATTGTTTTATTGTAAATAGttgcttttatttattcctcAGAACGGTTCTATATTATAATGCTAGCCTTATTTTTATACTCAAACATTAAGCAATGAAACAGATTGAATTCCTGGGAATTATACATAGAAGTTAGGCAGTAAAAATAGCTAAATGAGCCTATCTAAGATctaattattttgattatataGACATAATGTTTGCTATAATTATAAATGTTCATGCAAgtgattttaatatgcattttcaaatttaaaaagaaactttttatttttttggtgttagggatCAAATATAGGGTCTCGTGCATGCTGATCATGTGTTGTACttccgagctatatccccagccctaaacataatttttaatgaaaaaatcatTATGCCATCACTGgggaaaattttactttaaatcagcaataaatttggaatactAAGTTATTAATactaaatctttttaaaatattttagttgggatggacatgatacctttattttattatttttatgtgatgctgaggatcaaactcaatgcctcacacatgctaggcaagttctctaccactaagccacaatcccagcccctgacaatatcattttaaagttaatttccATGTGTATACCTCATGTTATTGCATAGTGTGTGTATAatcttgtatttttctattttcatcaaCATGTTATAAAAATTGACTACATCCCAAGAGTCTTCATAGTTTATACTATATTGCATATATAATAGTTCAACTGTTGATTTATCTTGATTAATTAAAACAATCCTGACAGTAAAAATCTAGACAATCCAAATTCTGCAATTAGTGGGAGAGTGTAATGAGCACCTTGGTGCGTGTATCATTTGCCTTAGTCTGGATTGCTCTCTTAGAAGAGTTACTAGTAGAGTTACTGAATCAAAGGATGGAAACAAGTTCACATGtctttgttttaatgaaaattctACAAGCAGAGATTTACCTTTGTCTTCTTAAATCACAGCCAGAGTATGTCCTTTTGCTGGAATCTTAGAAAACGGAGCTGTACGCTATACAACTTTTGAATATCCCAACATGATCAGTTTTGCTTGTAATACCGGGTAAGGACTTTTATGAAACTAAGCAGCTGAGTACAGTTAGACATCAAGACTGGTTAATATTTCATTTCTAGACTTTAGATTGAACTTGCTGGATTCAAAACAAGCTTAGTCccacttttaatatatattacagTGGTACTGAGGGTGTAGTAAAGAGTAGAGAAGAAGTGAGTGATTTAGGGGTTTGGCTTCTACATCAACAAGTATGGAAATATCCAACAATTCACCTGCAGCATTTTCTGGGACACTCTATGGGCCCCGAGATTAATTAAGATCCTCAGGAAAAGCATGTACAGTGGATAAGATGGTAGAAGTCCATAGAATGGAGAATGCtggggtacagtggtgcacacttctagtctcagctactcagggggccgaggcaggaggatcactttcacccaggagtttgaggtcaacctggcCAACATcatgtgagaccctgtctctgggGGCAGGAGAGGCTATAGGGGCTGCGAGTGTAGAGCTCAGGCAGAGCACATGCTCAGCATGTACAAGtgcctggattcagtccccagaacaTTTGAGATGCCAAGGATAGCTTGATAGattgaaatttttctttgcaGGTTTTATCTGAATGGAACTAGTTCTTCTCAATGCACTGAGGAAGGAAAATGGAGTCCAGAGCTTCCCGTCTGTGCACGTGAGTTTATGGGTCTCACTCATGGGTAGGGTGACTAGTGGTTTGTCCCCAAATGTCTTGTTTTTAGCACTGAGAGTCCCACATCCCAGAAACTCCTTAGTCCCAGAATCCTACCATTTCTGGCTCAGTGAGAGGGTTGGTCACCCTATGTTCATCCTGAGATGATCAACCCCTCTAGATGATCAACCACACTAGAATGATAGAAGACATTTTACTCAAGAACACATGTCATATCCATTACCTGGTGGGGCCAGTAATTTCTGGGTTTGCTAATTCCAAAGCCCCCATGGTGTTTTGGCAAGGGTTTAGATATGCCTGGCATTGGCTTATTGGGGAGTGTCAGTTTGACTAGGGGAACTTCCACAAGCCGTGAGATTGACATTACCCCTATCTCCCCATCCCCTGCTCTGGAACCTCACTCATTCATTCCCATCTTTAGTAAGCATGAATTAATGATCCAGGATATGCCAGATCCTGCTCAGCACTGAGGCTGTAAGGCTGAAGAAGACAGTTTTGTCCTCAGAGAATGATTCTAGTGATGGAGACATAAAAGTAACCCTTCACAGTAACCCATGAAGCCCCGcattttcaattctgcaaatatccTAAGGAAATTGACAAAGTGTATTAAAgtaggttggaaatcataatctgaAGCTTATGCATCCTTCATTAAGAAtgaaaatacagggctggggctatagttcagaggcagagtgcttacctagattgtgtgaggcactgggttccatcctcagcaccacataaaaataaacaaaataaaggtattgtatccatctataactaaaaagagtttgtttttttttttaaataatgaaaatacagaTTGTCCTATAAATAGGACACTTGGATAATATAGtatcattcacacacacacacacacacacacacaatgtatatATAATAGGTTTAGGAGTATTGTGCTGTTTTCCTCCTGGTGGGTTTTCATTGCATCATATGCTAAGCAGATGTCTCTGGAAAGTCAACAAGTTTCTGAGACCTTTCTTGTCTTTGTTTATGAATTTGTGAATAATCTGTGCACTTAGAACACATATATCAATTATTTGAGTGAATGAAggccaatacttttttttttctttttacctctaACAAAACTGGACTACTTGGAAACCATCCAGTTATTTTATCCACATCCCCACTGCAGTTGTTACAGGTCCCCAATGTCTTTGGTTGAGGCACCTTGGCTCcactctttattttacttttttatggaATTGTGTTCATAATGTCTGATGATCATTTAATTCACGGTCAAACATTCTTCAAAGATACCTAGAATTTAATTTTCCTCAAGCATTCAGCATAATTGTTTTCTCTAGAATATTCTTTGAGGTACAAGAGCACAAGTCACAACTTGTCAACAAATAACCACAAGGGGCAACCAGTAGAGTGTACAGCAGCCGTGCAGTGCCTAGCACATTACTGTGATGAGTACCTTGTCCCAGCCTCCTATTGATAGGACAGCTACTTTGAAACATTAATACTTTGCAATACagtacatttctcaaaataaatgacagaTGAGTTCTAGAATGCATTTCTTATATTATGTGCCAGTTATGTACATGATATTTTGCTCAGTTGAACATTTAGTAGAAGTAATTTTCTTAGAAAAGTTTATGCCATTTGCACATGAATTCAAAACTACTTTAGAATGCTCCAACCATTCTCCTATtagttttctcaaaagaataggcccctaagaaatattttaaagttcccAGAGTGATATATTTGTAGCTCAATTTAAGCTTTTGTAGGTGTTCCTCTTCTGGAATGATGAGAAAAAAGGGGTGAGTTAAGAGCCCTCCAAAGGCCTTGCAGTCTAGGATTCCTGACAGATTCCTCCAgagtcctgggggggggggggagggcgggAGAGCTCATTCAGGTTATGTCAGTCAGACTCAGCATGGGCCTTTTTTCTGCAAGGAGGGCTGTTCTCATGTTTCCTAACTTGGTGATTTTATGTAAGTCCAATCTTTGACCAGGAGGCCCAGGTATCAGAATAGGTAACAGCAAAAGTTGTTTAACTTTTCAGTGAGATCGatcctagcaaaaaaaaaaaaaaaaaaaagcaagtagaAAAGTAAAGCAATTccaaataaattctaattttagaaAAACCAAACTGTAAAAACAAGCTCTTTAAGGATAAATTAAGTAAAGGTTTTACTCAGCAGTAGGAATCACCTAGGTTCCTATAAATAATTTGTTTACCTTTTCAAGTAGCTTTATACCAATGATTTAATTCATCTTGTCTTTTTAGTTTCAAACAGGCTACTTCATCTTCAATCTAATCTGAATGAGTGATTCTCACACTTTAATGTACATATGAATCACCTGCGCATATTATTAAAGTGTAGACTCTGATTCAAGCATCCAAGGTGGAGGCTAGGCTTCCACATTTCTAATAAGCTCCCAGGATTTAATATGCATGCAACTTGAATACAGTGCCCAAACTGCTAGTCCATGGACCACTCTTTGAAGATATTTCAAGTCAAATCACAATTGAGTCACTCTGTTCTGGATTGGTGTAACTGTCCCTGAACTTGTTGAAATTCCTTATTGGTCAGGGCATGGTGATAAGCCACAGCCGTGTCTCTGTGTCCTGGAGGCTGCATGTATAAGCCCCATGCATACAAAGTCCAAAAGCAGGAGACATTTAATAGCAAACAAACTGAGCTAGCAATGGAACTCAGACGTCACAACTTTGTACCAAATGCTGTCTTCAGTCATTATTTTAGGATGCTGTTCTAGCCATGTTCTCCATAAATTCTACCTTCCAGACACATCATCCAAGGTAGCATTTAGATCAAAGATTTTATGGAAACCTAATCATTGTGTTGTAAAGGACAAATTAAAAGCAgcaaaacttaaatttatttcagtttttagttttttgactGGTTTGGACATCCAATTTGGGAATTGCATTTTCTTATTTGGCATTTATAATTGATTCTTATTTCCCTGTTATTTGATCAAGTTTCACATTTTCTCAAGTTCATTtttggattttcctttttttttcctccctgaaaaGAGTACATTTACAAGACTCAACTATTTTCATAGAAATGATGTTATTTGTTTTCCCAGCCATAACCTGTCCTCCACCACCAGTACCTAAATTTGCAACACTGCATGTTCATAAGCCATCAGTTGGGAACAACTCCCTCTACCGGGACACAGCAGTCTTTGAATGTTTGCCGAACTATGCTATGTTTGGAAATAATACAATTACCTGCACAGCTCATGGAAACTGGACTGAATTACCAGAATGCAGGGGTAAGTGAATgatatgacaaaataattatggtagTGTGGATTCCCAGTtttgaaaagtattaaaaaattccaaCTTTCATAGAGTATTTCAAAGTACCCATTCCACAAATGTTTCCTGAGCATCTACCATGTGTCaggctatgtgccaggcacaggggATAATACCAGATAATacctgaaatgaaataaatattatgcaACTAACTGCCTGGAGCAACCTGGGAAATCTTCCCAGAGGTAGTGACCCTTGAACGGGCCCTGGAGAAGAGGAGCATGAGGAACAGGTGTACCACACAGGGCACAACCCTTGCAAAGTTAGAGAGCCATGCAAGGACAAGGGGTGTCCACAGACAGTCGAGCATTTCCATGAGGCTGGTGGAGAGAAGTCTGCATTAGGAGACAAAGATCAAAATTGAGCTGCACTCCAATTATGACGCCTTTGCAATCTTgacctaaacttaaaaaaaaaaaatcacagagatgtttgattttctctaaaaaaagtatgaaaattcTTCCTCCTTTCACTTCATCTGTCATCACTATCTTTGGATTTGCCATCTGCATAACAAATGACAGATGATAGTTTATCATGCATGCAAGGAGTTAGGCTAAGGACTGTTAACATCTCCAGTGGTAGACATTAGGGGCAACTATTGAATAATTCAAAACATAAATGGATTTTAATGTGGGTGAACTACCAGTAACAACAAAAGCTAGCACCTTTTTGGGGGGCACTTCACTATGAGCCATGCACTTGTTTCCTGTCACATCAATGTCATCTCACTAATTCTCCCAAATCCTGAGCAGTAggtccttttctcctttttttctcaaCACTTCACCTAGACGCATCAAGTATTAACAAGTGTGACATGTCCCCTCATTAAACTACCTCCCCAGGCTGCTTCTGGCTGCAGCCTTGCTCTCCTGAGCTGCAGTCACTAGGGATACGAGTCGGGGCTTCACTGGGGAGGATCTTGAGGAAGCTGGGAAAGCAGCACTGTTTTTCTTGGACATATTTCATGCTGCCTTCTTGCAGAGTCTGAAGACAATAATGATGATTATGCTTAACATTTCAGAATTAAACAATGAGGTGCAAAGTGTGCAATGGGGtctttgtgttttaatttcatGGTTTGTTGAGtataagaaagatttttttcctaagccACTATCTTAGAATGTGTGGAATTTTGCAATGACACCTTAATGATTATATGTGAAAGCCCAAAACACCCACTAGAATGTCATTAATTACATTCCAAgtggtgtttattttttaaatactcagaGTCCCATAAGTATAAGAGAATGGAGACAGAATTCAGCATAACATACCTAGAAATTGCATTCCAGTTTCGGGAACACCCAGTAATTCAGTGGTGTAACAGAGACAAGAATGTAACCAACCATTCTCAAACTACTGGGCAACCTATTTATTACTAATATGTCTTACTGAATAAACTTTATAGAAGTAAAATGCCCATTCCCAACAAGACCAGACAATGGATTTGTAAACTATCCTGCAAAACAAGTACTGTCTTACAAGGATAAAGCCACGTATGGATGCCATGATACATATAACCTGGATGGCCCGGAAGAAGTCGAATGCACCAAAATGGGAAACTGGTCTGCACAGCCAAGCTGTAAAGGTATGAAAATATGGGCAAGGTCCTCAAGGTTTCTGAACTTATCCAGTGGACCGCCTTTgcttgccattttattttttattatttattttttttgctattttcttgTTCTATTCATTTTCCACTTGTTTCTCAGACTTGCTTCACAGCTATTGGCATGTGGAAGACTTTAGGCCTCTCATGTACATGGGGAAGCTTCATGTTAAGGAAGCTTGCTTGAGATTAAACTGTggtttttttttggaagatgGTGTGGGCTtcttatatttgcttttaaatccTTGCCtgtaaacatctttttttttttctttctctatccgCACAAGGCTCTTTGTGTTGCAAAAAAATCAACTACACATTCAAACTAGTTCAAAGAAATAGGGGCTTGTGATAAAAAGGATGCGtggagaggagaaaatgaaatacaacTGGTTCTTCTGAGGATTGAAACTGAAAGTCAGGAACTATGGCGACTCTTTTCACCTCTCAGTGGCCTCTCCCATCTCTGTGCCTCTCTGCTTACTTACACTTGGCCTGATTATACACCAGGGTCTCTCTGCTAAAGGATATGTCACCAGCCGGCATATTTTCTCTGAGATGCTGGGTCATTTAGAGTTAGGTGTCTATCCAGTCTTGATCCAGTCAGTGTCACATTTATGCAAAGAATAGCATCCTAGCATTGTATCTCTGCTCGGGATGCTGTGGGCTGAACAGTTTACACAGGAATAGAAAATTAGGCTCAGCAGGTAAAACGATGAATGACTAGTGTCTTTGGTTGGAATTCCCTGGAAATAGACAGGGATTAAAGCGCCATTGATTTCTTAAGCTAGTGTCTCAGAAGAAAGCTAGTGAGACAGGAGGGATAAGGCAAGGCACTGGTTCTTGACTTTCACTGTGCAGCAGAATGTCCTAGAGGGCTTATTTAAACTCAGATTTCTGGGCTCTACCCctagattctgattcagtagatctgggCTCGGACCTGGTTTATGCATTTCAAGCAAGTTCCCAGATGACACTGATGCTGCTGATCCAGAGATTATGTTTTAAACAGGGGGTAGTCTCTTCTAGAGTTTGGTTCATTTTCATCATACCAGGAACTCTGGGGCACAAATTGTTTCTGAGTTTATGGGGATCTGCATTTTGTATCCCCATGTCCATGAGTCATTGGCTGTGGGCTGTTTTCTTTCCTGACTCTGAGGGTGGTAGTAGGGGTAGTTTGCATAACCATCTTAATGAAGTGCTCTCCCTATGGctgaaggcattttttttttttttttaagagaaaggatCATTTGTGAGCTATTGTGGACCACAGTGGCTAGCTGATAGGATACACCAACTTAATAAAAGGGATCTGAGTGAGGCAGTGTAGGCTtacatgaagtttttttttttttttctaaactgaaGACTAGAAGCTGAAACTTCTGCTCTGACCTTAGTAGCTACTATAGGGAAAGGCACGTGGAAGGCCATGATTGGTGATTCTATTGATAGAGGTTGGCTGTTAGCAATCATATTGACATTGTCCACTATGTTCGTTTCTTGGAATTCCCTTGCCTTGACCCATTTCTTTCAGGTATACTTGTCTATTAATTCAAACATACATTGTCTTTAAGAAAGATTCACTGAATTCTTAAGTCTTAACTACACACTTTCTCTTTCAGCATCTTGTAAATTATCTGTTAAAAAAGCCACTGTGCTCTACCAAGGAGAGAGAGTGAAGCTCCAGGAAAAATTTAAGGATGGAATGAAACATGGTGAAAAAGTCTCTTTCTTctgcaaaaataaggaaaagaagtgTAGCTATACAGAGGAGGCTCAGTGCATAGACGGCACCATTGAAATCCCCAAATGTTTCAAGGGTAAGTCTACACCGCTGTGTTCAGCTAGGATTTACCTTGCCATAATTAGCACTTGTGTTATATAATGACTGTAAGAAGCCTTatcgagattttttttttttttttgtactggggattgaatttgagggcacgtaaccactgagccacgtccccagccttttttatgttttattttgagacagggtcttgt contains:
- the Apoh gene encoding beta-2-glycoprotein 1 → MFSPVLILLSSFLCHVVIAGRTCPKPEEIPFSIVSPLKTYYEPGEQIVYTCKPGYVARGMMRRFTCPLTGMWPINTMKCTPRVCPFAGILENGAVRYTTFEYPNMISFACNTGFYLNGTSSSQCTEEGKWSPELPVCAPITCPPPPVPKFATLHVHKPSVGNNSLYRDTAVFECLPNYAMFGNNTITCTAHGNWTELPECREVKCPFPTRPDNGFVNYPAKQVLSYKDKATYGCHDTYNLDGPEEVECTKMGNWSAQPSCKASCKLSVKKATVLYQGERVKLQEKFKDGMKHGEKVSFFCKNKEKKCSYTEEAQCIDGTIEIPKCFKEHSSLAFWKTDASDVKPC